In the genome of Chaetodon auriga isolate fChaAug3 chromosome 15, fChaAug3.hap1, whole genome shotgun sequence, one region contains:
- the fgl1b gene encoding fibrinogen like 1B translates to MKTDIAAKGFLLKAMRVLLLLALVRPAMAFSTVLSATESCGPEVAALKSSIRKLENKLLIATWQVEHLQMHKYFKPFQSAVPNTKPETDTGPGVNHNSSGTSDSTDMALMKPLPPAGSLIVHDKDCSELFDRLRPPSGFYRIRPKSQKEPFLVYCDMEDGGGWTVFQKRRHGKVDFNRDWVDYRDGFGDFKLWNDEFWLGNEHIYSLLSEGQNLVKIDLMDWDGKRNYAFYENFRITDEADKYRLQYELYSGQAGDALTGGGGVVEHWSACLNGMQFSTRDQDNDRYIQGSCAQENKAGWWFNRCHAANLNGKFYRRGKYKGQYDNGVVWGTWKGLWYSLRHTTMKVRPLVFLDAMGSGAGEM, encoded by the exons ATGAAG ACTGATATTGCAGCGAAGGGCTTCCTCCTGAAAGCCATGcgagtgttgctgttgttggcTCTGGTGCGCCCAGCCATGGCCTTTTCCACAGTGTTGTCA GCAACGGAGTCCTGCGGGCCAGAGGTTGCAGCTCTCAAGAGCAGCATAAGGAAACTGGAGAATAAACTCCTGATAGCGACTTGGCAGGTGGAGCACTTGCAGATGCACAAATACTTCAAGCCATTTCAGTCCGCTGTGCCTAATACTAAACCTGAAACTGACACAGGCCCCGGTGTAAACCACAACAGCAGTGGGACATCAGACAGCACTGATATGGCACTAATGAAACCACTTCCACCCGCAGGCAGTTTAATTGTCCACGACAAAG ACTGTTCTGAGCTGTTTGACAGACTGAGACCACCAAGTGGTTTCTACCGCATCAGACCCAAATCACAAAAGGAGCCTTTTTTGGTCTACTGTGACAtggaagatggaggaggatggacAGTGTTTCAGAAACGTCGGCATGGAAAAGTTGACTTCAACAG AGACTGGGTGGACTACAGAGACGGCTTTGGTGACTTCAAACTGTGGAATGATGAGTTCTGGTTGGGGAATGAGCACATTTATTCTCTACTCTCAGAAG GTCAGAACCTGGTGAAGATAGATCTAATGGACTGGGATGGAAAGAGAAATTATGCATTTTATGAGAACTTCAGGATCACAGATGAGGCT GACAAGTATCGCCTCCAGTATGAACTGTATAGTGGGCAAGCTGGGGATGCTCTGactggtggtgggggggtggtggAGCACTGGTCTGCTTGCCTCAATGGTATGCAGTTCAGCACCAGAGATCAG GACAATGACCGCTACATTCAgggcagctgtgctcaggagaaTAAGGCAGGATGGTGGTTCAACAG ATGTCATGCAGCCAACCTAAATGGGAAGTTCTACCGCAGAGGCAAGTACAAGGGCCAGTATGACAATGGTGTGGTGTGGGGGACCTGGAAAGGCCTTTGGTATTCCCTTCGACACACCACCATGAAGGTGCGGCCTTTGGTTTTCTTGGACGCCATGGGAAGTGGAGCGGGGGAAATGTAA
- the tpte gene encoding putative tyrosine-protein phosphatase TPTE isoform X2: protein MEDAKVEIDDGKEESVVPDTMYHKIRTKITPFVMSFGFRIFGVVLILVDFVLVIVDISLPAKSRDVGNALEAVSLVISFFFLLDVLLRVYVEGFRVYFSSKLNIVDTCVVAITLVVTMIYTFTDLSGTSLIPRVVTFLRVLRILILVRVFRLAAQKKELEKVTRRMISENKRRYQKDGFDLDLTYVTDRVIAMSFPSSGKQSFYRNPIREVARFLDTKHEGHYKVYNLCSEKGYDPQFFHYKVERVFIDDHNVPSLEDMLKYTANVREWMSADPKNIIAIHCKGGKGRTGTLVCTWLIDSDQFESAQDSLEYFGERRTDKSRSSKFQGVETPSQSRYVGYYEVMKSKFNRQLPPPKSLRIKSVRIHSIAGVGKGDGSDLKMKIIVKKQLVFQCVCAKQENCTVFPDVGSNAAVISLQEGPVVEGDVKVMFESSAGLPKGYEDVPFYFWFNTSFIVDNKLFLPREELDNPHKPKTWDLYKEDFGVTMFFSEPQ, encoded by the exons ATGGAAGATGCTAAAGTTGAGATTGATGATGGAAAGGAGGAGAGCGTGGTGCCAGACACAATGTATCA CAAAATCCGGACAAAGATTACACCTTTTGTTATGTCCTTTGGATTTCG TATCTTCGGAGTGGTACTGATCCTAGTGGACTTTGTGCTGGTTATCGTGGACATCTCCCTGCCGGCCAAGAGCAGAGATGTTGGGAATGCCTTAGAGGCCGTGTCCCTCGtcatctccttcttcttcctccttgaCGTTCTCCTGCGGGTCTATGTGGAAGG GTTCAGAGTTTACTTCAGCTCCAAGCTGAACATCGTAGACACCTGTGTTGTGGCAATCACCCTGGTGGTCACCATGATCTACACCTTCACTGATCTGTCAGGAACCAGTCTCATCCCCAG GGTGGTGACGTTTCTTCGTGTCCTGAGAATATTGATCCTGGTGAGGGTTTTCAGACTGGCAGCTCagaagaaggagctggagaaggtcACCAGGAGGATG ATTTCTGAGAACAAGCGGCGCTATCAGAAGGATGGATTTGACCTTGACCTTACCTATGTCACAG ACCGTGTCATCGCCatgtccttcccctcctctgGGAAGCAGTCATTCTACCGGAATCCAATCAGG GAAGTGGCGAGGTTCCTAGACACTAAACATGAAGGCCACTATAAAGTTTACAACCTGTGCA GTGAGAAAGGCTACGACCCGCAGTTCTTCCACTACAAGGTTGAACGAGTGTTCATCGATGACCACAATGTCCCCTCCTTGGA GGACATGCTGAAATACACAGCAAACGTGAGGGAGTGGATGTCTGCTGATCCCAAAAATATCATCGCTATTCACTGCAAAGGAGGGAAAG GACGCACAGGTACTCTGGTGTGCACCTGGCTCATTGACAGTGACCAGTTTGAGAGTGCACAG GACAGTCTGGAGTATTTtggtgagaggaggacagacaagaGTCGGAGCTCCAAGTTTCAGGGAGTGGAGACTCCCTCTCAG AGCCGTTATGTGGGGTACTACGAGGTCATGAAGAGTAAGTTCAACAGACAGCTGCCTCCACCTAAAAGCCTCAGAATCAAGAGCGTCCGCATCCACTCCATAGCAG GTGTGGGTAAAGGTGATGGCAGCGATCTGAAGATGAAGATAATTGTGAAGAAACAGCtggtttttcagtgtgtgtgtgccaaacaGGAGAATTGCACA GTATTTCCTGACGTGGGGAGCAATGCAGCCGTCATCAGCCTGCAGGAAGGGCCTGTGGTTGAAGGGGATGTGAAGGTCATGTTTGAATCAAGTGCT GGTCTGCCAAAAGGATACGAAGATGTTCCGTTCTACTTCTGGTTCAATACTTCCTTCATAGTAGACAACAA GCTGTTTCTGCCCAGGGAAGAGCTGGACAACCCACACAAACCGAAGACCTGGGACCTGTACAAGGAGGACTTTGGTGTTACTATGTTCTTCTCAGAGCCACAATAA
- the smpd1 gene encoding sphingomyelin phosphodiesterase, whose protein sequence is MRLRTPLPSSGLITCALLLLFGSCHPAPTPEQPRLLFLEQLDRTGVGFNWGNITCPLCKAVFTILDVALLSNANEERVARAVGEACVRLHLADEQVCRQITELFRDDFIRALQESLLWPTEACALLVGPSCGKFDIYAPWNITLPKVPKPPVTPPSPPKPGSPQSRVLFLTDIHWDQEYEAGTSADCKDPLCCRNDSVSPSWRRREAGYWGTYSKCDLPLRTVENLLENVAKAGPWDWVYWTGDIPAHNVWSQTRKQQLSELTVVSRLIQKHLGPNVTVFPAVGNHESTPVNSFPPPFVHGNRSCAWLYDTMAEEWAPWLPEQALKTLRYGGFYTMEVQPGLRVVSLNMNFCARENFWLMVNSTDPANQLQWLVHILQASEDKGEKVHIIGHIPPGLCLGSWSWNYYHIVNRYESTITGQFFGHTHLDEFQMFYDEATMTRPLGVSFIAPSVTTYINLNPGYRVYYVDGNYQGSSRLVLDHETYILNLTEVNHSPGAPSGPEQNPKWTLLYRATKAYGLTSLFPSDYDGLMQTFLKDDRVFQKFWYLRHKGHVSEPCKETCKTTLLCFLRSGRSDELEQCDLLSGFEGNLARAARKTLC, encoded by the exons ATGAGGCTCCGTACCCCGCTGCCCTCCTCTGGGCTCATAACCtgcgctctgctgctgctgtttgggtCCTGTCATCCAGCACCGACCCCAGAACAGCCCAGGCTGCTGTTCTTGGAGCAGCTTGACCGCACCGGGGTCGGATTTAACTGGGGAAATATCACCTGCCCCTTGTGCAAAGCTGTCTTCACCATCCTTGATGTCGCCCTCCTG AGCAATGCAAATGAAGAGCGAGTGGCACGGGCGGTCGGTGAGGCGTGTGTCCGTCTCCATCTGGCTGACGAGCAGGTGTGCCGACAAATAACAGAGCTGTTCAGGGACGACTTTATCCGGGCTCTGCAGGAGTCCTTGCTGTGGCCCACTGAAGCGTGCGCCCTGCTGGTGGGCCCTTCCTGTGGCAAATTTGACATCTACGCACCCTGGAACATCACCTTACCGAAAGTCCCAAAACCCCCTGTTACACCACCCTCTCCACCCAAACCTGGTTCTCCTCAGAGCAGGGTCCTGTTTCTGACTGACATCCACTGGGACCAG GAGTATGAAGCCGGCACCAGCGCAGACTGCAAGGACCCTCTGTGTTGCCGCAACGACTCAGTCTCTCCCAGCTGGAGGCGGAGGGAGGCTGGGTACTGGGGAACCTACAGTAAGTGTGACCTGCCTCTACGGACGGTGGAGAACCTCCTGGAAAATGTCGCCAAAGCTGGACCCTGGGACTGGGTCTACTGGACTGGAGACATACCGGCGCACAATGTTTGGTCCCAGAccaggaaacagcagctgtcagagcttACAGTCGTCTCCAGGCTCATCCAAAA ACACCTGGGGCCTAATGTGACGGTCTTCCCTGCTGTAGGGAACCACGAGAGCACGCCAGTGAACAGCTTCCCCCCGCCCTTTGTTCACGGCAACCGATCCTGTGCCTGGCTTTATGATACAATGGCAGAGGAATGGGCACCGTGGTTACCTGAGCAGGCTTTGAAAACCTTGag GTATGGAGGATTCTATACAATGGAGGTCCAGCCTGGCCTAAGGGTGGTCTCTCTCAACATGAACTTTTGCGCTCGAGAAAACTTCTGGCTGATGGTGAACTCGACCGATCCTGCGAACCAGCTGCAGTGGCTGGTCCATATTCTGCAGGCCAGTGAGGACAAGGGTGAGAAG GTACATATCATTGGTCACATCCCACCTGGCCTGTGTCTCGGCAGCTGGAGCTGGAACTACTATCACATTGTCAACAG ataTGAAAGTACAATCACTGGACAGTTTTTTGGCCATACGCATCTGGATGAGTTCCAAATGTTTTATGATGAGGCGACCATGACCCGTCCACTGGGAGTGTCCTTCATCGCTCCCAGTGTCACTACGTACATTAATCTTAACCCAG GTTACCGTGTGTACTATGTGGATGGGAATTACCAAGGCAGCTCTCGACTGGTGCTCGACCACGAAACCTACATCCTGAACCTCACAGAGGTAAACCACAGTCCAGGAGCGCCAAGTGGCCCTGAGCAGAACCCCAAATGGACACTTCTGTACCGTGCCACCAAAGCCTACGGTCTGACCAGCCTGTTCCCCTCTGACTACGACGGGCTGATGCAGACCTTTCTCAAAGATGACCGCGTATTCCAGAAGTTCTGGTACCTGAGACATAAAGGACACGTGTCGGAGCCCTGCAAGGAGACGTGCAAAACTacactgctgtgctttctgCGAAGCGGACGGTCCGACGAGCTGGAGCAGTGCGACCTCCTCAGTGGTTTTGAAGGAAACTTGGCCCGGGCTGCCAGAAAAACCCTGTGTTGA
- the LOC143332880 gene encoding uncharacterized protein LOC143332880 → MSLGSSDMAGGALGTAFSLLLLASIIQGLRDVHVIYEEKMEAIVGQNVTLPCIIEGRADLQIVSIEWRKNRNANTKLALYSSRFGIRLFWPNVTIQIENRSIGSYLHLSGVTKWDSDTYICDLTTFPLGSIRRETELKIKDVEIVCDVDSTVEVRAGENVTIPCRAIPNTQFKWTKNKKLVSENESLELLWVTDAHTGVYTLTVSTGNTSLHKEFIITVLTATTSLRTDLVTVSPQSNVTEAGLIESSDSGITTSLTTGLSTIDTESMGTDVTDDNPNLSKTTITSGEHGTSYTNHARISATSPPVTHTDRYHFNDSKQEIKPTGALNTSTFSTQSVASNQSTTLSNGSKVFRPTQETRNESMPHAVHPEVESSTHPEESNTLRSITENSDNPGPTPTLSTANVKAADNEATNGVRTHLLLVLIIVPMLVLIAVAGFIYRKQIIKQRMDLPPPFKPPPPPIKYTAARGSESSTQPFPTSRCNSVTQLKDMRQRLMDV, encoded by the exons ATGAGTTTGGGGAGCTCAGACATGGCTGGAGGTGCACTGGGAACGGccttctccctcctgctccttgCCTCTATTATTCAAG GGCTCCGGGATGTTCACGTGATCTatgaagaaaagatggaggCAATTGTCGGCCAGAACGTTACCTTACCCTGCATTATAGAAGGCAGAGCTGATCTCCAGATTGTCAGCATTGAATGGAGGAAGAatagaaatgcaaacacaaagctggCTCTGTACAGCTCAAGGTTTGGGATTCGTCTGTTTTGGCCTAATGTCACCATTCAGATCGAGAACAGGTCTATCGGCTCCTATCTACACCTTTCAGGGGTGACAAAATGGGACAGTGATACCTATATCTGTGACCTTACAACCTTTCCTCTGGGCTCCAtcaggagagaaacagagctgAAGATCAAAG ACGTTGAAATAGTATGCGACGTGGACAGCACCGTTGAGGTCCGTGCTGGAGAAAATGTGACCATTCCATGCAGAGCGAtcccaaacacacagttcaAGTGGACCAAG AACAAGAAGCTGGTGTCAGAGAATGAATCTCTGGAGCTCTTGTGGGTGACTGACGCTCACACGGGGGTTTACACACTGACTGtcagcacaggaaacacaagtcTGCACAAAGAGTTTATCATCACTGTGCTGACAGCAACCACAAGCTTAAGGACAG ATCTTGTGACAGTGTCACCACAGTCTAATGTAACTGAGGCCGGTTTGATCGAATCATCAGACAGCGGCATCACCACATCGTTGACCACTGGGCTTTCAACCATTGACACTGAGAGTATGGGCACTGATGTAACAGATGATAATCCAAACCTCAGCAAGACTACAATCACAAGCGGAGAGCATGGCACCTCTTATACAAATCATGCTCGTATCAGTGCCACATCAccccctgtcacacacactgaccgcTATCATTTCAATGACTCCAAGCAGGAGATAAAACCAACTGGCGCTTTAAACACATCCACTTTTTCTACTCAGTCAGTGGCCAGCAATCAATCCACAACATTAAGCAACGGTAGTAAGGTGTTCAGACCAACACAGGAGACGAGGAATGAGTCCATGCCACATGCAGTGCATCCAGAGGTCGAATCCTCAACACACCCAGAGGAATCCAACACCCTGAGAAGTATTACAGAAAACTCCGACAACCCTGGTCCAACCCCAACCCTGAGCACTGCAAACGTGAAGGCTGCAGACAATGAAG CTACTAATGGTGTACGGACTCATCTGTTGTTGGTGTTAATCATCGTTCCAATGCTGGTATTGATCGCGGTGGCTGGCTTCATCTACAGGAAACAAATTATAAAGCAAAG GATGGACCTACCGCCTCCGTTcaaaccccctcctcctccaatcAAGTATACAGCTGCAAGAGGCAGTGAGAGTTCAACACAGCCCTTCCCCACTTCAAGATGTAACTCTGTAACACAACTTAAAGATATGAGGCAGAGGTTAATGGATGTATAA
- the timm10b gene encoding mitochondrial import inner membrane translocase subunit Tim10 B — translation MDPDQQLRNLRDFLLVYNRMTEICFQRCTSNFNYRNLTMDEERCVDNCAGKLIRSNHRLMGTYVQLMPRMVQRRMEEMESKAAENAKAAEAAASANVGPPATEATAASQSPITSSPLSPPLLSPSVADVVPEAHGSFSKPAGLGIPVELDTAVSNSTTDVRLSAATALTPATEAVYPSVLNDAGNGPSYTAGFPQPQIAGTQIELESSAPVSMPSTPTSISAHVSVSTVGAPKSMESLSGQERAPQLPPPSGH, via the exons ATGGATCCCGATCAACAACTGAGAAAT CTGCGGGATTTCCTTCTGGTTTACAACCGCATGACTGAAATTTGCTTCCAGAGATGCACCAGCAACTTCAACTACAGAAACCTCACCATGGACGAG GAGCGCTGTGTGGACAACTGTGCTGGGAAGCTGATTCGCTCTAACCACCGTTTGATGGGCACCTACGTGCAGCTGATGCCCCGTATGGTCCAGCGCCggatggaggagatggagagcaAGGCCGCAGAGAATGCCaaggcagcagaggcagctgcCTCCGCAAATGTGGGGCCTCCTGCCACAGAAGCCACAGCAGCATCTCAAAGCCCCATCACCTCATCTCCGCTGTCGCCTCCCCTGTTAAGTCCCTCAGTGGCTGATGTCGTGCCAGAGGCCCACGGCTCATTCTCAAAGCCAGCAGGATTAGGTATCCCAGTTGAGCTCGACACCGCTGTGTCCAATTCCACTACAGATGTCCGATTATCAGCTGCCACAGCACTTACACCTGCGACTGAAGCAGTATATCCCTCAGTGCTCAATGATGCTGGGAATGGACCGTCTTATACCGCAGGCTTTCCTCAGCCGCAGATAGCTGGCACCCAAATTGAGCTTGAGAGCTCAGCGCCTGTGTCTATGCCATCTACCCCAACGTCCATATCAgcacatgtgtctgtgtcaaCAGTAGGTGCACCCAAATCCATGGAGAGCCTTTCAGGCCAGGAGAGAGCCCCACAGCTTCCCCCGCCATCAGGTCACTAA
- the ilk gene encoding scaffold protein ILK, whose product MDDIFTQCREGNSVAVRLWLDNTENDLNLGDDHGFSPLHWACREGRSGVVDMLIMRGARINVMNRGDDTPLHLASSHGHRDIVAKLIQCKADPNTVNEHGNTPLHYACFWGQDEVAEDLVASGAQVCVCNRYGQTPLDKAKPHLRQLLQEKAEKMGQSMTRVPYKETFWKGTMRTRPRNGTLNKQAGIDYKQLSLLAKINENQSGELWQGRWQGDEIIVKVLQVRDWTTRKSRDFNEEHPKLRIFSHPNILPVLGACQAPPSPHPIIITHYMPYGSLFNILHQGTTLVVDQSQAVKFALDIASGMAFLHTLEPMVSRLYLNSKHVMIDEDMTARISMADAKFSFQCPGRMYSPAWMAPEALQKRPEDINRRSADMWSFAVLLWELVTREVPFADLSHMEIGMKVALEGLRPTIPPGISPHICKLMRLCMNEDPAKRPKFDMIVPILEKMQDK is encoded by the exons ATGGATGACATCTTCACACAGTGTCGAGAAGGGAACTCCGTGGCCGTTCGTCTGTGGctggacaacacagagaatGACCTCAACTTGGG tgatgaCCATGGCTTCAGCCCCCTCCACTGGGCATGCAGGGAAGGGAGGAGCGGCGTTGTTGACATGCTCATCATGAGAGGCGCTCGTATTAATGTGATGAACCGCGGAGATGACACCCCGTTACATCTCGCCTCCAGTCATGGACATAGAGACATCGTGGCTAAG CTGATTCAGTGCAAAGCCGACCCCAATACAGTCAACGAGCATGGAAACACACCGCTCCACTACGCCTGCTTCTGGGGCCAAGACGAAGTGGCAGAG GACTTGGTGGCCAGTGGTGCCCAGGTGTGCGTGTGTAACAGGTATGGACAGACACCTCTGGACAAGGCCAAGCCTCACCTAAGACAGCTGCTTCAAG AGAAGGCGGAGAAAATGGGCCAGAGTATGACCAGAGTCCCCTATAAGGAAACTTTCTGGAAAGGCACCATGCGGACACGACCTC GTAATGGTACCCTCAACAAGCAGGCTGGTATTGATTATAAGCAACTTTCGCTCCTGGCAAAGATCAATGAGAACCAGTCCGGAGAG tTATGGCAGGGACGGTGGCAAGGGGACGAGATCATAGTGAAAGTGCTGCAGGTGAGAGACTGGACCACCAGGAAAAGCAGAGACTTCAACGAGGAGCATCCGAAACTCAG GATCTTTTCTCATCCAAACATTCTGCCTGTTCTCGGGGCCTGTCAGGCACCTCCATCCCCTCaccccatcatcatcacccaCTACATGCCGTATGGATCCCTCTTCAACATACTCCACCAGGGCACCA CTCTGGTGGTCGACCAAAGCCAGGCAGTGAAGTTCGCACTGGACATTGCCAGCGGTATGGCTTTCCTCCACACCTTAGAACCAATGGTTTCACGCCTTTACCTCAACAGTAAGCATGTCATG ATTGATGAGGACATGACAGCCAGGATAAGCATGGCAGATGCTAAATTCTCCTTCCAGTGTCCTGGTCGTATGTACTCTCCAGCATGGATGGCCCCTGAAg CCCTGCAGAAGAGGCCTGAAGACATCAACAGGAGATCTGCTGACATGTGGAGCTTCGCGGTGTTACTGTGGGAGCTGGTGACCAGAGAGGTCCCCTTCGCTGACCTCTCACACATGGAGATAGGCATGAAG GTGGCTCTCGAGGGTCTCCGGCCCACCATTCCACCGGGGATTTCCCCTCACATCTGTAAGCTGATGAGGCTCTGCATGAATGAAGACCCGGCCAAGAGACCCAAGTTTGACATGATCGTCCCCATCCTGGAGAAGATGCAGGACAAGTGA
- the LOC143333262 gene encoding uncharacterized protein LOC143333262 translates to MADCKNQLVGLALLSLALLMSLCINIILCIRRRATLCRDDECCDPHLYEGESPLQDEGHYFHNLNHDEQQENPLNHHEQQENPIYGNISTDRRGSIEVCYEMMTVQHARDRMKSLEPDLNYASLDLKVANKHKKKHRHQQGLAQGRNKLQDQLPAHLTPPVNAFLEVEADMDAQLPSRDTSTMVSHSSIYLNSQQIAQETEDMERESREWKGEQESKERKDRLDCSNGSVCTQLSEVDAVQSGTDHFISSLSHDSVQ, encoded by the exons ATGGCAG ATTGTAAAAATCAACTGGTAGGTCTGGCGCTGCTATCTCTGGCCTTGTTGATGTCTTTGTGTATCAATATCATCCTCTGCATCAGACGAAGAGCCACTTTGTGCCGAG ACGATGAGTGCTGCGACCCACACCTCTATGAAGGAGAAAG TCCTTTACAGGATGAAGGGCATTATTTTCATAACCTCAATCATGATGAGCAGCAGGAAAATCCCCTCAATCATCATGAGCAACAGGAAAATCCAATCTATGGcaacatcagcacagacagaaggG GTTCTATAGAGGTTTGTTACGAGATGATGACCGTGCAACACGCAAGAGATCGTATGAAG TCTTTAGAGCCTGACCTGAATTACGCCTCACTGGATCTGAAAgtggcaaacaaacacaagaagaagcATCGGCATCAGCAAGGCCTCGCTCAGGGACGAAACAAACTGCAAGATCAGCTGCCGGCCCACCTCACACCCCCTGTGAACGCCTTCTTGGAGGTGGAAGCAGACATGGATGCTCAACTTCCTTCCAGAGACACAAGCACCATGgtgtcacacagcagcatttacCTGAATAGTCAACAGATAGCCcaagagacagaggacatgGAAAGAGAAAGCAGGGAATGGAaaggagagcaagagagcaaggaaagaaaagataGACTTGATTGTAGTAACGGGAGTGTATGTACACAGCTGTCAGAGGTAGACGCTGTTCAGAGTGGCACCGATCATTTCATCAGCAGCTTAAGCCATGACAGCGTCCAATAA
- the tpte gene encoding putative tyrosine-protein phosphatase TPTE isoform X1, translated as MSSVYFSPGSDSGVNGNIAKMEDAKVEIDDGKEESVVPDTMYHKIRTKITPFVMSFGFRIFGVVLILVDFVLVIVDISLPAKSRDVGNALEAVSLVISFFFLLDVLLRVYVEGFRVYFSSKLNIVDTCVVAITLVVTMIYTFTDLSGTSLIPRVVTFLRVLRILILVRVFRLAAQKKELEKVTRRMISENKRRYQKDGFDLDLTYVTDRVIAMSFPSSGKQSFYRNPIREVARFLDTKHEGHYKVYNLCSEKGYDPQFFHYKVERVFIDDHNVPSLEDMLKYTANVREWMSADPKNIIAIHCKGGKGRTGTLVCTWLIDSDQFESAQDSLEYFGERRTDKSRSSKFQGVETPSQSRYVGYYEVMKSKFNRQLPPPKSLRIKSVRIHSIAGVGKGDGSDLKMKIIVKKQLVFQCVCAKQENCTVFPDVGSNAAVISLQEGPVVEGDVKVMFESSAGLPKGYEDVPFYFWFNTSFIVDNKLFLPREELDNPHKPKTWDLYKEDFGVTMFFSEPQ; from the exons atgtcCTCTGTCTATTTCAGTCCAGGGTCGGATTCAGGTGTAAATGG AAACATTGCAAAGATGGAAGATGCTAAAGTTGAGATTGATGATGGAAAGGAGGAGAGCGTGGTGCCAGACACAATGTATCA CAAAATCCGGACAAAGATTACACCTTTTGTTATGTCCTTTGGATTTCG TATCTTCGGAGTGGTACTGATCCTAGTGGACTTTGTGCTGGTTATCGTGGACATCTCCCTGCCGGCCAAGAGCAGAGATGTTGGGAATGCCTTAGAGGCCGTGTCCCTCGtcatctccttcttcttcctccttgaCGTTCTCCTGCGGGTCTATGTGGAAGG GTTCAGAGTTTACTTCAGCTCCAAGCTGAACATCGTAGACACCTGTGTTGTGGCAATCACCCTGGTGGTCACCATGATCTACACCTTCACTGATCTGTCAGGAACCAGTCTCATCCCCAG GGTGGTGACGTTTCTTCGTGTCCTGAGAATATTGATCCTGGTGAGGGTTTTCAGACTGGCAGCTCagaagaaggagctggagaaggtcACCAGGAGGATG ATTTCTGAGAACAAGCGGCGCTATCAGAAGGATGGATTTGACCTTGACCTTACCTATGTCACAG ACCGTGTCATCGCCatgtccttcccctcctctgGGAAGCAGTCATTCTACCGGAATCCAATCAGG GAAGTGGCGAGGTTCCTAGACACTAAACATGAAGGCCACTATAAAGTTTACAACCTGTGCA GTGAGAAAGGCTACGACCCGCAGTTCTTCCACTACAAGGTTGAACGAGTGTTCATCGATGACCACAATGTCCCCTCCTTGGA GGACATGCTGAAATACACAGCAAACGTGAGGGAGTGGATGTCTGCTGATCCCAAAAATATCATCGCTATTCACTGCAAAGGAGGGAAAG GACGCACAGGTACTCTGGTGTGCACCTGGCTCATTGACAGTGACCAGTTTGAGAGTGCACAG GACAGTCTGGAGTATTTtggtgagaggaggacagacaagaGTCGGAGCTCCAAGTTTCAGGGAGTGGAGACTCCCTCTCAG AGCCGTTATGTGGGGTACTACGAGGTCATGAAGAGTAAGTTCAACAGACAGCTGCCTCCACCTAAAAGCCTCAGAATCAAGAGCGTCCGCATCCACTCCATAGCAG GTGTGGGTAAAGGTGATGGCAGCGATCTGAAGATGAAGATAATTGTGAAGAAACAGCtggtttttcagtgtgtgtgtgccaaacaGGAGAATTGCACA GTATTTCCTGACGTGGGGAGCAATGCAGCCGTCATCAGCCTGCAGGAAGGGCCTGTGGTTGAAGGGGATGTGAAGGTCATGTTTGAATCAAGTGCT GGTCTGCCAAAAGGATACGAAGATGTTCCGTTCTACTTCTGGTTCAATACTTCCTTCATAGTAGACAACAA GCTGTTTCTGCCCAGGGAAGAGCTGGACAACCCACACAAACCGAAGACCTGGGACCTGTACAAGGAGGACTTTGGTGTTACTATGTTCTTCTCAGAGCCACAATAA